A genomic window from Caldicellulosiruptor kronotskyensis 2002 includes:
- the minE gene encoding cell division topological specificity factor MinE has protein sequence MFEFFNKFFNKQASKDIAKERLKLVIIHDRANVSPELLELIKNEILKAIQKYIVIDDKLLEIQITRTPSEQKGEFVPALIANIPIKSVKKTEILNNEADD, from the coding sequence ATGTTTGAATTTTTTAACAAGTTTTTTAACAAACAGGCTTCAAAAGACATTGCAAAGGAGAGGCTAAAACTTGTTATTATTCACGACAGGGCAAACGTGTCTCCAGAACTTTTAGAGTTGATAAAAAATGAAATCTTAAAAGCTATACAAAAATACATAGTGATTGACGACAAGCTCTTGGAAATTCAAATAACCAGAACACCGTCTGAGCAGAAAGGCGAATTTGTTCCTGCACTTATTGCCAACATTCCTATAAAATCTGTAAAGAAAACTGAGATTTTAAACAACGAGGCTGACGACTAA
- the minD gene encoding septum site-determining protein MinD, with amino-acid sequence MGEVYVITSGKGGVGKTTTTANVGTYLSVLGKRVLLIDADIGLRNLDVVMGLENRIVFDIVDVVEGRCKPKQALIKDKRFDGLYLLPAAQSKDKTAVSPEQMKALCEQLKDDFDFILIDCPAGIEQGFKNAIAGAQKAIVVTTPEVSAVRDADRIIGLLEAYELHNPKLIINRIRFDMVKRGDMMDIDDILEILSIELLGIIPDDEKIIISTNKGEPVVMDEKSRAGQEYRNIARRILGENIPIVNEEENLGFLSRLKKLFGLNNS; translated from the coding sequence ATGGGAGAGGTTTATGTAATTACATCTGGCAAAGGTGGAGTTGGTAAGACAACAACTACTGCAAATGTAGGAACATATTTAAGCGTTTTGGGGAAAAGGGTTCTTTTGATTGATGCTGACATAGGTCTTAGGAATTTAGATGTTGTTATGGGGCTTGAGAACAGAATTGTATTTGACATTGTAGATGTTGTAGAAGGAAGATGCAAACCAAAACAGGCTTTAATTAAGGATAAAAGGTTTGATGGACTTTACTTACTTCCTGCTGCCCAGTCAAAGGACAAAACTGCTGTTTCGCCTGAGCAAATGAAAGCTTTGTGCGAACAGTTGAAGGACGATTTTGATTTTATCTTGATTGACTGTCCTGCAGGAATTGAGCAAGGCTTTAAAAATGCAATTGCAGGTGCACAAAAAGCAATTGTGGTAACAACCCCGGAGGTATCTGCTGTACGTGACGCCGACAGGATTATTGGCCTTTTAGAAGCATATGAGCTGCACAATCCTAAGCTTATTATAAACAGGATAAGATTTGATATGGTCAAACGTGGAGATATGATGGATATTGATGATATTCTTGAAATTCTTTCGATAGAACTTCTTGGAATAATACCTGACGATGAAAAGATTATAATATCTACTAACAAAGGAGAACCTGTTGTAATGGATGAAAAATCAAGAGCAGGACAAGAGTATAGGAATATAGCAAGAAGAATCTTGGGAGAGAATATTCCTATTGTGAATGAAGAAGAAAATTTAGGATTTTTGAGCAGGCTAAAAAAGCTTTTTGGGTTAAATAATTCTTAG